Proteins from a single region of Mus pahari chromosome 2, PAHARI_EIJ_v1.1, whole genome shotgun sequence:
- the Prss58 gene encoding serine protease 58 codes for MKLAFLCILSTLLGTFAYNPDHVAGTTPPYLVYLKSDYLPCTGVLIHPLWVITSAHCNLPNLHVILGITNPADPLERDVEVSDYEKIFHHPYFLVSSISYDLMLIKLKRRIKHSNYAKAVKLPQHTVSVNAMCSVSTWAYNLCDVAKDPDSLQTVNVTVISKAECRNAYKAFDITENMICVGIVPGRRLPCKEVTAAPAVCNGVLYGILSYADGCVLRADVGIYASIFHYLPWIEDTMNNN; via the exons GTACCTTTGCCTATAATCCAGATCACGTGGCTGGCACCACTCCCCCCTACTTGGTCTACCTGAAGTCTGATTACTTGCCCTGCACTGGAGTCCTGATCCATCCTTTATGGGTGATCACATCTGCACACTGCAATTTACC GAACCTTCATGTGATTCTTGGGATAACAAACCCAGCAGATCCCTTGGAAAGGGATGTGGAGGTGTCTGACTATGAGAAAATATTCCACCATCCATACTTCTTGGTCTCTTCTATTTCATATGACCTCATGTTAATCAAACTGAAAAGAAGGATTAAGCACAGTAACTATGCAAAAGCAGTCAAACTGCCTCAACACACTGTATCTGTGAATGCCATGTGCTCTGTGTCTACCTGGGCCTACAATCTATGTGACGTCG CCAAAGACCCTGACTCACTGCAGACTGTGAACGTCACGGTAATCTCCAAGGCTGAGTGCCGTAATGCCTATAAAGCCTTTGACATCACAGAAAACATGATCTGTGTAGGCATCGTGCCAGGGCGGAGGCTGCCTTGCAAG gaAGTCACGGCTGCCCCAGCAGTCTGCAATGGGGTACTTTATGGAATCTTGTCTTATGCAGATGGCTGTGTTTTGAGAGCTGATGTTGGCATCTATGCTAGCATCTTTCACTACTTGCCCTGGATTGAAGATACCATGAATAATAACTGA